From the genome of Podospora pseudoanserina strain CBS 124.78 chromosome 7 map unlocalized CBS124.78p_7.2, whole genome shotgun sequence, one region includes:
- the RCE1 gene encoding CAAX prenyl protease (BUSCO:EOG09263IMF; COG:O; MEROPS:MER0004246; EggNog:ENOG503NXUB) — protein sequence MPALGEVLKKFNPWHKEEEPLPPPFTASTAYLLLALYALIYFIPFYLSPTTRPSPTLSRDAPSVIRARIRSVSLSCAICTLTTSLILSRYASLSPSAIFHLLGVYPLALIPAVKILFLTALLFLGPLYSYFIVEKGYKQWSTLLPLRETLTEWTDYRNYIAGPITEEILFRSSSLPLLLLSQAPLSSTLFLSPLIFGLSHIHHFYEFRLTHPAVPVSASLLRSVFQLGYTTLFGSYANFLYLRTGSLLGICAVHAFCNCMGLPQVWGRVTDENGDKKINRLWTVGYYVLLVAGAWVWYRNLWGLSESVETGLVGVDQW from the exons ATGCCAGCTCTTGGAGAAGTGCTCAAAAAGTTCAACCCCTGGCACAAGG AGGAAGAGcccctaccaccacccttcaCAGCTTCGACAGCCTACCTGCTGTTGGCCCTCTACGCCCTCATCTACTTCATCCCCTTctacctctcccccaccacccggcCATCgcccaccctctcccgcgATGCCCCCTCGGTGATCCGAGCCCGGATCCGTTCCGTCTCCCTGTCCTGTGCCATCTGCAcactcaccacctccctaaTCCTCTCCCGCTATGCCTCCCTCTCACCATCAGCAATCTTCCATCTCCTAGGAGTCTACCCACTAGCCCTGATCCCAGCAGTCAAAATCCTCTTTTTgaccgccctcctcttcctgggCCCCTTGTACAGCTACTTCATAGTCGAAAAAGGCTACAAACAATggtccaccctcctcccactgcGAGAAACCCTGACAGAATGGACCGACTACCGTAATTACATCGCT GGCCCAATAACAGAAGAAATCCTCttccgctcctcctccctccccctcctcctcctctcccaagctCCCCTATCcagcaccctcttcctctcccccctcatcttCGGCCTctcccacatccaccacTTTTACGAATTCcgcctcacccaccccgccGTCCCCGTCTCTGCTTCCCTTTTGCGGTCCGTATTCCAATTAGGgtacaccaccctcttcggcTCCTACGCCAACTTCCTCTACCTCCGCaccggcagcctcctcggcatctgcGCCGTCCACGCCTTCTGCAACTGCATGGGCCTCCCCCAGGTCTGGGGACGGGTCACAGACGAGAACGGGGACAAGAAGATCAACCGGCTCTGGACGGTGGGGTACTATGTCTTGCTGGTGGCGGGGGCGTGGGTATGGTACAGGAATCTGTGGGGGTTGAGCGAGAGTGTTGAGacggggttggttggggttgatcaGTGGTGA